Proteins encoded together in one Planctomyces sp. SH-PL14 window:
- a CDS encoding alpha/beta hydrolase, protein MSRTNFWIVIWTLTVWTVLANLVLFPTEIRGQDFSPVPALEPGVPPALPPLPVPASIPVDPAARPPLPTLTPGFGSCDTPDYWIVSSREAVQHRLKRREDWTLDVFHRHVGGQTVRTSMADLSGQMAPGVPVLICIHGSFVDWNSNFKESAEAYQWIRRAAPHLPIQVIFFSWPSEGPYTRITPIDVAINGERAEFNGFHLAQLISGLPESCPVSLIGHSHGCRVILSTLHIAGGGEIQNLCYRYSLGASRRYRAVLAAAAVDHNWLNPGQRYDRALSRCEGMLNLINRDDMAIFVYPLHRPGAQRALARIGLTDRDYRQLGATACRLSNLDVTQLVGQNHLWPGYYSCPRIATSIVPYVYFADGNTTAMLDPVSSAPPAEPTQPEELIPLR, encoded by the coding sequence ATGTCCCGCACGAACTTCTGGATCGTGATCTGGACGCTCACCGTCTGGACGGTGCTGGCGAACCTCGTCCTGTTCCCGACTGAAATCCGGGGCCAGGACTTCTCGCCCGTTCCGGCGCTGGAACCGGGCGTTCCGCCGGCGCTGCCGCCGCTCCCCGTCCCGGCTTCCATTCCCGTCGATCCCGCCGCCCGTCCGCCGCTGCCGACGCTGACGCCGGGGTTTGGCTCCTGCGACACGCCGGACTACTGGATCGTGAGCAGTCGGGAGGCGGTCCAGCATCGCCTGAAGCGGCGCGAGGACTGGACGCTCGACGTCTTCCATCGGCACGTCGGTGGCCAGACCGTCCGGACCAGCATGGCGGACCTCTCCGGGCAGATGGCGCCGGGGGTTCCGGTCCTGATCTGCATCCACGGCAGCTTTGTCGACTGGAACAGCAACTTCAAAGAGTCGGCCGAGGCGTACCAGTGGATCCGCCGGGCGGCTCCACACCTGCCGATCCAGGTCATCTTCTTCAGCTGGCCGAGCGAAGGGCCGTACACCCGGATCACGCCGATCGACGTCGCCATCAATGGCGAGCGGGCGGAGTTCAACGGGTTTCATCTTGCCCAGTTGATCTCGGGACTGCCGGAGTCGTGTCCTGTGAGTCTGATCGGCCACAGCCACGGCTGCCGGGTGATCCTTTCGACGCTGCACATCGCCGGCGGGGGAGAGATTCAGAACCTCTGTTATCGCTACAGCCTGGGGGCGTCGCGACGGTATCGGGCGGTGCTGGCGGCGGCGGCGGTCGATCACAACTGGCTCAATCCCGGACAGCGGTATGACCGGGCCCTGTCCCGTTGCGAGGGGATGCTGAATCTCATCAACCGGGACGACATGGCGATCTTCGTCTATCCGCTGCATCGGCCGGGGGCGCAGCGGGCGCTGGCGCGGATCGGGCTGACGGACCGGGACTATCGGCAACTCGGTGCGACTGCGTGCCGCCTGTCGAATCTCGACGTGACGCAGCTGGTGGGGCAGAACCATTTGTGGCCGGGCTACTACAGCTGTCCGCGGATTGCGACATCGATTGTGCCGTACGTCTACTTTGCCGACGGCAATACGACGGCGATGCTCGATCCGGTTTCTTCGGCACCTCCGGCCGAGCCGACACAACCGGAAGAACTGATTCCGCTGCGCTGA
- the asnB gene encoding asparagine synthase (glutamine-hydrolyzing) codes for MCGIAGGSWTGRGERLSNETVRRMTDCIQHRGPDDEGAYFDTLPDGAGCALGFRRLSIIDLSTGHQPLANEDESVWIVFNGEIYNYRELRPDLEAKGHRFSTSTDTEVIVHLYEEYGLDCLQKLRGMFAFAIWDRAKERLFLARDRAGKKPLFYRHEPDRLTFGSELKTLLQIPGAPREVDPEAVDLFLTYQYVPHPRTILKGYSKLPPGHLALYERGTLSVRRYWFPPYSDAPPEQPLADPELANAACWSDDDWRNRLRSTLTEAVRLRMRSDVPIGAFLSGGVDSTIISGLMQSLSDRPIHTFSIGFPVKQFDEREYARTAAKHLGTNHHEYLVEPKALEMLPKLVWHYDEPFGDSSAIPTMYLSEVTRREVTVALSGDGGDELFAGYERYQAVALAGRLDVLPQWARGLFGAKLWQQIPSFGNQRSIVRRGKRFLQALGQSPQRRYLRWIGIFDDELRRDLYTPDFRRRLGGFDSGTFLLDAYTACPDRDFITQTTCTDVLSYLPCDILTKVDIASMAFSLEGRSPFLDHHVMELAARMPIHLKFAPGRGKIILQETFRDLLPPAIQTRKKMGFGVPLSVWFRDELRSLLRDTILSSQAAARGYFDMRSVERLVEEHESERWDHSYRLWNLLVFEEWHRQYIDGSAG; via the coding sequence ATGTGCGGAATCGCGGGTGGCAGCTGGACGGGACGTGGCGAGCGGTTGTCGAACGAGACAGTCCGCCGGATGACCGACTGCATCCAGCACCGGGGCCCCGATGACGAGGGAGCCTACTTCGACACCCTTCCCGACGGCGCCGGCTGTGCCCTCGGGTTCCGGCGGCTGTCGATCATCGACCTCTCCACCGGACACCAGCCGCTCGCCAACGAGGACGAGTCGGTTTGGATCGTCTTCAATGGTGAAATTTACAATTACCGGGAGCTCCGGCCCGACCTCGAAGCGAAGGGGCACCGCTTCTCGACGTCGACGGACACGGAAGTCATTGTCCACCTGTACGAAGAGTACGGACTCGACTGCCTCCAGAAGCTGCGGGGGATGTTCGCCTTCGCGATCTGGGACCGGGCGAAGGAGCGGCTGTTTCTGGCCCGGGACCGGGCCGGAAAGAAGCCCCTCTTCTACCGCCACGAACCGGACCGCCTGACCTTCGGGAGCGAGCTCAAGACGCTCCTCCAGATTCCGGGAGCCCCCCGCGAGGTCGATCCGGAGGCGGTCGATCTGTTCCTGACGTACCAGTACGTCCCGCATCCGCGGACGATCCTCAAGGGCTACAGCAAGCTCCCGCCAGGGCACTTGGCGCTCTATGAACGGGGAACGCTCTCGGTCCGGCGATACTGGTTCCCTCCCTACTCCGACGCCCCGCCCGAGCAACCCCTGGCGGATCCGGAGCTGGCGAACGCGGCTTGCTGGAGCGACGACGACTGGCGGAACCGCCTGCGGTCGACGCTGACCGAGGCGGTCCGGCTGCGGATGCGGTCCGACGTGCCGATCGGAGCCTTCCTCTCGGGGGGCGTTGACTCGACAATCATCTCCGGGCTGATGCAGAGCCTCTCGGACCGCCCGATCCACACGTTCTCGATCGGCTTCCCGGTCAAGCAGTTCGATGAGCGCGAGTACGCCCGGACGGCGGCGAAGCACCTCGGCACGAACCATCACGAGTATCTCGTCGAGCCGAAGGCTCTCGAGATGCTGCCCAAACTCGTCTGGCACTACGACGAGCCGTTCGGCGACAGCAGCGCCATCCCGACGATGTACCTCTCGGAGGTGACGCGGCGGGAAGTGACGGTCGCCCTCAGCGGTGACGGCGGCGATGAGCTCTTCGCCGGGTACGAACGCTATCAGGCGGTCGCCCTCGCCGGCCGGCTCGACGTTCTGCCGCAGTGGGCCCGCGGCCTCTTCGGCGCGAAGCTCTGGCAGCAGATCCCGTCGTTCGGCAACCAGCGGTCGATCGTCCGCCGCGGCAAGCGGTTCCTCCAGGCGCTCGGCCAGTCGCCGCAGCGGCGGTATCTCCGCTGGATCGGGATCTTTGACGACGAGTTGCGACGCGACCTCTACACGCCCGACTTCCGCCGGCGACTGGGCGGCTTCGATTCCGGCACGTTCCTCCTCGATGCCTACACCGCCTGTCCCGACCGGGACTTCATCACTCAGACGACCTGCACGGACGTCCTGAGCTACCTCCCCTGCGACATCCTGACGAAGGTCGACATCGCCAGCATGGCGTTCAGCCTGGAGGGCCGCAGCCCCTTCCTCGATCACCACGTCATGGAGCTGGCGGCCCGGATGCCGATCCATCTCAAGTTCGCTCCCGGACGCGGCAAGATCATCCTCCAGGAGACCTTCCGCGACCTGCTCCCGCCGGCAATCCAGACCCGCAAGAAGATGGGCTTCGGCGTTCCGCTCTCGGTCTGGTTCCGGGACGAGCTCCGCTCGCTCCTCCGCGACACGATCCTCTCGTCCCAGGCGGCCGCCCGCGGCTACTTCGACATGCGCTCAGTGGAGCGACTCGTCGAAGAGCACGAGTCCGAACGCTGGGACCACTCCTACCGACTCTGGAACCTGCTCGTCTTCGAAGAGTGGCACCGGCAGTACATCGATGGCTCGGCGGGTTAA
- a CDS encoding glycoside hydrolase family 15 protein, with amino-acid sequence MPYLPIEKYGVIGNLRTAALVGMNGSIDWLCLPRFDSPSVFGAILDDAKGGRFRIAPTLEQLRHKQFYWPDTNVLVTRFLHPDGIAELEDYMPVGGDPQSSGQADQLIRRVRAVRGHMTLRMECTPAFDYARAAATIHLTDHGACFEGAGLTIGLSSSVPLKRCDGGVTAEFDVHEGDEAVFVLRILESGCAPCPCPRTGEAHERFLETVHYWQKWISKCTYRGRWRESVQRSALALKLMTYEPTGAIVAAPTTSLPEGVGGTRNWDYRYTWIRDAAFTVYGLLRIGFTEEAVRFMDWLRDRYREPGDGNGPLHILYRVDGSIDLHEEVLSHLDGYAGSKPVRIGNGAADQLQLDIYGELMDSAYLFNKYAAPLGFDAWVSLRKLVDWVADNWQRIDQGVWEVRGEPRQFVFSKFMCWVAMDRGLRLAQKRSFPADHIRWLKVRDEIYEDVMRHGWSKTRQAFTQAYGSDALDASALLMPLTFFTAANDPRMLKTIDAIRQPLHKGGLAADGLVYRYRVDEADDGMTEEEGTFNMCSFWLVEALTRAGQTNPRYLDEARLLFERITGYANHLGLYAEQTGLSGEALGNFPQAFTHLAHISAAFNLDRALGSR; translated from the coding sequence ATGCCCTACCTACCGATCGAGAAGTACGGCGTCATCGGGAATCTCCGCACCGCGGCCCTGGTCGGGATGAACGGGTCGATCGACTGGCTCTGTCTGCCGCGGTTCGATTCGCCCAGCGTCTTCGGCGCCATCCTCGATGACGCGAAAGGGGGGAGATTCCGAATCGCTCCCACGCTGGAGCAGCTCAGGCACAAACAGTTCTACTGGCCGGACACCAACGTCCTCGTCACGCGGTTCCTTCATCCGGACGGGATCGCGGAGCTGGAGGACTACATGCCGGTCGGCGGCGACCCGCAAAGTTCCGGCCAGGCGGACCAACTGATCCGCCGTGTGCGAGCCGTCCGCGGCCACATGACGTTGCGGATGGAGTGCACCCCGGCGTTCGACTACGCCCGCGCCGCAGCGACGATCCACCTCACCGACCACGGCGCCTGCTTTGAAGGAGCCGGGCTGACGATCGGGCTCTCCTCCTCGGTTCCGCTGAAGCGATGCGATGGCGGCGTCACCGCCGAGTTCGATGTTCACGAAGGGGACGAGGCGGTCTTCGTCCTCCGCATCCTCGAGTCCGGGTGTGCGCCGTGCCCATGCCCCAGGACAGGCGAGGCCCACGAGCGATTCCTGGAGACGGTCCACTACTGGCAGAAGTGGATCTCCAAGTGCACCTACCGCGGCCGCTGGCGCGAGTCGGTCCAGCGCTCGGCCCTGGCGCTCAAACTCATGACCTACGAGCCGACGGGGGCGATCGTCGCCGCGCCGACGACGAGCCTTCCGGAAGGGGTCGGGGGAACGCGGAACTGGGACTACCGCTACACCTGGATCCGGGACGCCGCGTTCACGGTCTACGGCCTCCTGCGGATCGGCTTCACGGAGGAGGCGGTCCGGTTCATGGACTGGCTCCGCGATCGATACCGCGAGCCGGGGGACGGCAACGGACCGCTCCACATCCTCTATCGGGTCGACGGCAGCATCGACCTGCACGAGGAGGTCCTGTCCCACCTCGACGGCTACGCGGGGTCCAAACCGGTGCGGATCGGGAACGGGGCGGCGGACCAGCTCCAGCTCGACATCTACGGCGAGCTGATGGACTCGGCGTACCTCTTCAACAAGTACGCCGCACCACTGGGATTTGACGCCTGGGTTTCACTCCGCAAGCTCGTGGACTGGGTGGCGGACAACTGGCAACGCATCGATCAAGGTGTGTGGGAAGTCCGGGGAGAACCGCGGCAGTTCGTCTTTTCCAAGTTCATGTGCTGGGTGGCGATGGACCGCGGCCTGCGGCTCGCGCAGAAGCGTTCGTTCCCTGCGGACCACATCCGCTGGCTCAAGGTCCGCGACGAGATCTACGAAGACGTGATGCGGCACGGCTGGAGCAAGACGCGGCAGGCGTTCACACAGGCCTACGGTTCCGATGCCCTCGACGCGTCCGCTCTCCTGATGCCGCTGACCTTCTTCACGGCGGCAAACGACCCGCGGATGCTGAAGACGATCGACGCCATCCGGCAGCCGCTCCACAAAGGAGGGCTCGCCGCCGACGGTCTCGTCTATCGGTACCGCGTCGACGAGGCGGATGACGGTATGACGGAAGAGGAGGGGACCTTCAACATGTGCTCCTTCTGGCTCGTCGAGGCCCTGACCCGCGCCGGCCAGACGAACCCGCGCTATCTCGACGAAGCCCGCCTCCTCTTCGAGCGGATCACCGGCTACGCCAACCACCTCGGCCTCTACGCCGAACAGACCGGCCTCAGCGGCGAAGCCCTCGGGAATTTCCCGCAGGCCTTCACGCACCTGGCGCACATCAGCGCGGCGTTCAACCTGGATCGGGCGCTGGGGAGCCGATAA
- a CDS encoding DUF1080 domain-containing protein — protein MLRSSLSLCLAFVVGSIAASSHAEEAPLNVPPAGYVALFNGKDLAGWRGGTTEDPQKRRDLSEEERAKKDKASVEDIHKHWTVENGELVNDGNGLYLTTDKDYGDFELLLEYKTVAKADSGIYLRGMPQVQIWDYTKEGGKWDRNADKGSGGLFNNPKGEPGQLPLVLADRPFGQWNTFKIQMVGENVTVHLNDKLVVDNAKMHNYFAKEKPVPAAGPIQLQTHGGEIRWKNVFLKELSAAK, from the coding sequence GTGCTCCGATCCTCCCTCTCGCTTTGTCTCGCCTTCGTCGTCGGTTCGATCGCTGCGTCGTCGCACGCGGAGGAGGCGCCGCTCAATGTGCCGCCGGCCGGCTATGTCGCGCTGTTCAACGGCAAGGACCTCGCCGGGTGGCGGGGAGGGACGACGGAAGATCCGCAGAAGCGTCGCGATCTGTCGGAAGAGGAACGGGCCAAGAAGGACAAGGCTTCGGTCGAGGACATCCATAAGCACTGGACGGTCGAGAACGGCGAACTCGTCAACGACGGCAATGGGCTCTACCTGACGACCGACAAGGACTACGGGGACTTCGAGCTCCTGCTGGAGTATAAGACGGTCGCCAAGGCGGATTCGGGGATCTATCTCCGCGGCATGCCCCAGGTCCAGATCTGGGACTACACCAAGGAGGGGGGAAAGTGGGACCGGAACGCCGACAAGGGTTCCGGAGGGCTCTTCAACAATCCCAAGGGGGAGCCGGGTCAGCTTCCGCTCGTCCTGGCGGACCGGCCGTTCGGTCAGTGGAACACGTTCAAGATCCAGATGGTCGGCGAGAACGTGACGGTTCATCTCAACGACAAGCTCGTCGTCGACAACGCGAAGATGCACAACTACTTCGCCAAGGAGAAGCCGGTCCCGGCGGCGGGTCCGATCCAGTTGCAGACGCATGGCGGCGAGATCCGCTGGAAGAATGTGTTTCTCAAGGAGTTGTCGGCGGCGAAGTGA
- a CDS encoding sugar phosphate isomerase/epimerase family protein: protein MKFAICHELFENWSWEDQCREIARLGYRGIEFAPFTLGRPPAAVSAGERKEIRETAEKHGLQLMGLHWLLAKTTGFHLTTADAAVRAATARYLVELAQLCADFGGSVMVFGSPGQRSLEKGATWQRAFGNAVEVFRQAMPAIGDLGVTICMEPLTPKETDFINTCGEATAMIWAVDHPNFQLHQDVKAMLGGETTPIPALIDRYKDVTKHFHVNDSNLLGPGMGETDYVPILTALKNSGYDGWVSVEVFDYKPGAQRIAQESIEHLQQTLRTIGG, encoded by the coding sequence ATGAAATTTGCCATCTGCCACGAGCTGTTCGAGAACTGGTCCTGGGAGGATCAGTGTCGAGAGATTGCGCGGCTTGGATACCGCGGAATCGAGTTCGCGCCGTTCACTCTCGGCCGTCCGCCTGCGGCAGTTTCTGCCGGTGAGCGAAAGGAAATCCGGGAAACCGCGGAGAAGCACGGACTTCAGCTCATGGGCCTCCACTGGCTCCTGGCGAAGACGACCGGCTTCCATCTGACGACCGCCGACGCGGCGGTTCGGGCCGCTACGGCGCGGTATCTCGTCGAGCTCGCGCAGCTCTGCGCGGACTTTGGCGGCTCGGTCATGGTGTTCGGTTCTCCCGGTCAGCGGAGCCTGGAGAAAGGGGCGACCTGGCAGCGGGCGTTCGGCAACGCCGTCGAGGTCTTCCGGCAGGCGATGCCCGCCATCGGCGACCTCGGCGTCACGATCTGCATGGAGCCGCTGACCCCCAAAGAGACCGACTTCATCAACACCTGCGGCGAAGCGACCGCGATGATCTGGGCGGTCGACCATCCGAACTTCCAGCTCCACCAGGACGTCAAGGCGATGCTCGGCGGCGAGACGACGCCGATCCCGGCGCTGATCGATCGCTACAAGGACGTGACGAAGCACTTCCACGTCAACGACTCAAACCTGCTCGGCCCCGGGATGGGGGAGACCGACTACGTCCCGATCCTCACCGCCCTCAAGAACTCAGGCTACGACGGCTGGGTCTCGGTCGAAGTCTTCGACTACAAGCCGGGAGCGCAGCGGATCGCGCAGGAGAGCATCGAGCATCTCCAGCAGACACTCCGGACGATCGGCGGCTGA
- a CDS encoding Gfo/Idh/MocA family protein encodes MPQLSRRHFLLASAAASIAVAPARKTFALANDSINLGFISCGGRANEHMQQFSKLSGVNIAGLCDPDESRLDDAKKKFPKAQTWTDLRALIDDPTIDAVVVATTNHWHCLAAIWAMQAGKHVYVEKPLSHSQWEGRQTVEAARKYKKVCAIGTQQRSDPMQAEIKDFLHKEKALGEIQSARVNRYGIRASIGKRATPLPIPSSVQYDLWLGPAQDKPIYREKLQYDWHWDWNTGSGEMGNWGVHVLDDLRNNVFQDTVTLPKRIFGGGGRVVWDDAGETPNVHFVYFDTGSIPVVIGLSNLPAAPMSKEIPAHPGPGSGYIAYCEGGRFEGQRGSGAAFDKEGKLIKKFKGNGGNGVHHQNFLDAVRVGDPSLLNASVAVGHDSTGWCNLANIAFRAGRPYTADAAKGFDDPKGIWASLLKETEEHLAAYSIPMASKPIVLSPTLTVDPEKEVFVGENAEIANAFLKREYRAPYVVPEIAKA; translated from the coding sequence ATGCCTCAGCTCTCAAGGCGCCACTTCCTCCTCGCCTCCGCGGCCGCGTCCATCGCCGTCGCCCCCGCCCGCAAAACCTTCGCGCTCGCCAACGACTCGATCAACCTCGGCTTCATCAGCTGCGGCGGCCGGGCCAACGAGCACATGCAGCAGTTCAGCAAGCTCTCCGGCGTCAACATCGCCGGACTCTGCGATCCCGACGAATCCCGCCTCGACGACGCGAAGAAGAAGTTCCCCAAAGCTCAGACCTGGACCGACCTTCGCGCCCTCATCGACGACCCGACGATCGACGCCGTCGTGGTCGCCACCACCAACCACTGGCACTGCCTCGCCGCCATCTGGGCCATGCAGGCCGGAAAGCACGTCTACGTCGAAAAGCCCCTCTCGCACAGCCAGTGGGAAGGCCGCCAGACCGTCGAGGCCGCCAGGAAGTACAAGAAGGTCTGCGCCATCGGAACCCAGCAGCGGTCCGACCCCATGCAGGCGGAGATCAAGGACTTCCTCCACAAGGAGAAGGCCCTCGGCGAGATCCAGTCGGCCCGCGTCAACCGCTACGGCATCCGGGCCTCGATCGGCAAACGCGCCACCCCTCTTCCGATTCCGTCCTCCGTCCAGTACGACCTGTGGCTCGGTCCCGCGCAGGACAAGCCGATCTACCGCGAGAAGCTCCAGTACGACTGGCACTGGGACTGGAACACCGGCTCGGGCGAAATGGGGAACTGGGGCGTCCACGTCCTGGACGATCTCCGCAACAATGTCTTCCAGGACACGGTGACCCTGCCGAAGCGGATCTTCGGCGGCGGCGGACGGGTGGTCTGGGACGATGCCGGCGAAACGCCGAACGTCCACTTCGTCTACTTCGATACCGGCTCGATCCCGGTCGTGATCGGCCTCAGCAACCTCCCGGCCGCCCCGATGTCGAAGGAGATTCCGGCTCACCCGGGGCCCGGCAGCGGCTACATCGCCTACTGCGAAGGGGGCCGATTCGAAGGCCAGCGCGGCTCCGGCGCGGCGTTCGACAAGGAAGGAAAGCTCATCAAGAAGTTCAAGGGGAACGGCGGCAACGGCGTCCACCACCAGAACTTCCTCGATGCCGTCCGGGTGGGCGATCCGTCGCTCCTCAACGCCAGCGTCGCCGTCGGCCACGACTCGACCGGCTGGTGCAACCTGGCGAACATCGCCTTCCGCGCCGGCCGCCCCTACACCGCCGACGCGGCGAAGGGCTTTGATGACCCGAAGGGGATCTGGGCGAGCCTCCTGAAGGAGACCGAGGAGCACCTTGCGGCCTACTCGATCCCGATGGCGAGCAAGCCGATCGTCCTCAGTCCGACCCTGACGGTCGACCCGGAGAAGGAAGTCTTCGTCGGCGAGAACGCCGAGATCGCCAATGCGTTCCTGAAGCGCGAGTACCGGGCTCCGTACGTCGTCCCGGAGATCGCCAAGGCCTGA
- a CDS encoding DUF3309 family protein, producing MLGTVLLIVLILLLLGAVPTWPHSRNWGYGPSGGLGLVLVILLILVLLGRI from the coding sequence ATGCTGGGAACCGTTCTGCTGATTGTGTTGATTCTGCTTCTGCTCGGCGCCGTGCCGACTTGGCCGCACAGCCGGAACTGGGGCTACGGTCCCAGCGGCGGGCTGGGACTGGTTCTGGTCATCCTGCTGATCCTGGTCCTGCTGGGACGGATCTGA
- the xerD gene encoding site-specific tyrosine recombinase XerD: MPPRRKPVSAGPAAMATAHPATHFEPFLQYLTAERGMSRNTVAAYRNDLNQFLTWVSSRKVASLHQIDLALLGDFLAFLHEQKFAASTIARRLVAIKEFFRFLVLEQVLTESTVDLLTSPKLWQYLPTVLSPEVVDQLLSAPSGDDRFPLRDRAVLTTLYATGCRASEVSNLKIQDLKLSENFCRCLGKGNKERIVNLNPVARAALEAYLTKERPALAKGRSVDWLFVTRGGRAFSRIMVWHLVKRYAGRIGCAADVSPHTLRHSFATHMLAGGAEIRALQEMLGHASIRTTQIYTQVEHSRLKNIHTKCHPRG, from the coding sequence ATGCCGCCGCGTCGCAAACCGGTCTCCGCCGGCCCCGCCGCCATGGCGACCGCCCATCCGGCAACCCATTTCGAGCCGTTCCTGCAGTACCTGACCGCCGAGCGCGGGATGTCGCGGAACACGGTCGCCGCCTACCGGAACGACCTGAACCAGTTCCTCACTTGGGTCTCGTCGCGGAAGGTCGCCTCGCTTCATCAGATCGACCTGGCTCTCCTCGGCGACTTCCTGGCGTTCCTTCACGAGCAGAAGTTCGCCGCCTCGACGATCGCCCGCCGGCTGGTCGCCATCAAGGAGTTCTTCCGATTCCTCGTCCTGGAGCAGGTCCTCACCGAAAGTACGGTCGATCTGCTCACCTCGCCGAAGCTGTGGCAATACCTCCCGACGGTCCTCAGTCCGGAGGTCGTCGATCAGCTGCTGAGTGCTCCGTCGGGCGACGACCGGTTTCCTCTGCGGGACCGGGCGGTCCTGACGACGCTCTATGCGACCGGCTGCCGGGCCTCGGAGGTCTCGAACCTCAAGATCCAGGACCTCAAGCTCTCGGAGAACTTCTGCCGGTGCCTGGGGAAGGGGAACAAGGAGCGGATCGTCAACCTGAACCCGGTCGCCCGGGCGGCACTCGAGGCCTACCTCACGAAGGAGCGGCCGGCGCTGGCCAAAGGCCGATCGGTCGACTGGCTGTTCGTGACCCGCGGGGGCCGGGCCTTCTCACGGATCATGGTGTGGCATCTCGTGAAGCGCTATGCCGGCCGCATCGGATGCGCGGCGGATGTCAGCCCGCACACGCTCCGTCACAGCTTCGCGACGCACATGCTCGCCGGCGGGGCGGAGATCCGGGCCCTGCAGGAGATGCTCGGCCATGCCAGCATCCGCACGACCCAGATCTACACGCAGGTCGAGCACAGCCGGCTGAAGAACATCCACACGAAGTGCCACCCGCGCGGGTAA
- the dcd gene encoding dCTP deaminase: MIISGAEIQARMGKEIVIDPFDPAQLNPNSYNLRLHNELLVYEEIVLDMRRPNRFRRYEIPAEGFVLNPGQVYLGRTVERTETHNLVPMLEGRSSVGRLGLFVHVTAGFGDVGFCGFWTLEMYAIQPIRIYAGVEIAQIFYHTLEGAIEEYRSDKYQHNRDIQPSLLHREFDQADRQKKLFENTP, translated from the coding sequence ATGATTATCAGCGGTGCGGAGATTCAGGCCCGGATGGGGAAGGAGATCGTGATCGATCCCTTCGACCCCGCGCAGCTCAACCCGAACAGCTACAACCTCCGGCTGCACAACGAGCTTCTGGTGTACGAGGAGATCGTCCTCGACATGCGGCGGCCGAACCGCTTCCGCCGCTACGAGATCCCCGCCGAGGGCTTCGTTCTGAACCCCGGTCAGGTCTACCTGGGCCGGACCGTGGAGCGGACGGAAACCCACAATCTCGTCCCGATGCTGGAGGGGCGGTCCTCCGTCGGCCGGCTGGGGCTGTTCGTCCACGTCACCGCGGGGTTCGGCGACGTCGGCTTCTGCGGGTTCTGGACGCTCGAGATGTATGCCATCCAGCCGATCCGGATTTACGCCGGCGTGGAGATCGCCCAGATCTTCTACCACACCCTCGAAGGGGCGATCGAGGAGTACCGCAGCGACAAGTACCAGCACAACCGCGACATCCAGCCGAGCCTGCTCCACCGGGAGTTCGACCAGGCGGACCGTCAGAAGAAGCTCTTCGAGAACACCCCGTAG